CGCATGGAAATGTGGCGCGCGGCGGTCCCAGCCGGCGCAGGCGTGCAGCAGGCAGGCCGCGCCCAGCACCAGCGTGGTCATCAGCATCCACGCGGCCAGCCGGTCGCCCATCAGCACGATGCCCAGCCGCGCCGGCCAGTCGCCCAGCAGGTACACCAGTACCTCGCCGTGCGCAGCGCGAGCGAACAGGGCGACCACTGCCACCGCCAGCAGGGCCATGCTGGTCCAGGCCACGGCGCGTTGCACACGCGGCCCATAGCGGCGGTGTTCGACAAACAACGACGCCGACGCGCCGAGCATCGGGATCAGGATCGGCAGGATCAGCAGATGGTTCATCGGCGCGCCTCACGCGTGTCTTCGCCGGTATCCGCATCTTCGTGCGCATCCACGTGGTCGCTGCCGTTGTCGCTGCGGCTGCGGATCGCCAGCACCAGGCTTACCGCGGTCATCGCGAAGGCAATCACGATCGCGGTGAGCACCAGCGCCTGCGGCAGCGGGTCGGTGTGCTGGCTCAGGTCGGCGGAAATGCCGTCGCGTAGCACGGGCGGCTGCCCGCTGCGCAGGCGCCCACCGGCGAAGATCAGCAGGTTGGTCGCATACGACAGGAAGGTGAGCCCCAGGATCACATCGAAACTGCGCGCACGCAGCAGCAGGTAGATCGCCAGAGCGGTGAGCACGCCGATCGCGCTTGCCAGTGCCAGTTCCATCAATGCTGCTCCGCAGTGCGCGTCGAACGCTGGGTGGGATCGATCTCGCCGCGATGCGAGTCGCGGGTGCGCGAGGGTTTGATCGTGCCCATCATCGACAGCATCAACATCGCCGCACCGAACACCACCAGATACACGCCGGTGTCGAAGCCCAACGCGCTGGCCAGCTCCAGCTCGCCCAGCCATCCCAGCGGAATCTCGGCGTGCCCGCTGGTGAGGAACGGCCGGCCGAACAGCAGCGAGCCGGCACCACTGAGCAGTGCGCACAACAGCCCGATGCCGATCAGGCGGATGTAGTCGAACCCGAAGCGCGACTCCACCGACGCCGCGCCCTGGATCACGTATTGCATCAGCAACGGTACCGCCAACACCAGGCCGGCAATGAAGCCGCCGCCGGGCGCGTTGTGGCCGCGCAGGAACAGGAACAGCGACACCGTGAGCGTCAGCGGGAACATGATCTGCGCCAGATCCGCCGGCACCGGCAGCTTGATCGCCGGGCCGGGCATGGTGCGTTCCGGGGCCATGCGCGAGCGCCGCAGCAGCGCGTGCACCACCAGCCCGGCGATGGCGAACACGGTGATCTCGCCAAACGTATCGAAACCGCGGAAGTCCACCAGGATCACGTTGACCACGTTGCGCCCGTACGCCTCCGGCAAAGCGCGCTGCAGCATCTCGCCAGCGATGGTCGGGCTGGGCTGGGTCATCAACGTGTAGGCCAGCGCCGCCAGGCCGCCGCCGGCAACGACAGCAATGCAGGCATCGCGGACTTTACGCAGCGGCGCGCGTTCCGGGCGCGAGGTTTCCGGCAGGTAGTTCATCGCCAGCAGCATCAGCACCAGCGTCACCATCTCCACCAGCAACTGCGTCAGTGCCAGGTCCGGTGCAGACAGGAACACAAAGGTCAGGCTCACCGCCAACCCGGTGCCGCCCAGCACCAGCACTGCCAGCAAGCGTTGCCGGTACAGGAACAGGCTGCCCAGCGCGCAGGCCAGCATCAGCAGCCACAACGCCCAGCCCAGCAACGGCATGGGCGCCGGTGTCGGCCACGGTCGCAACGCGCCGCCCTGCAGGAACGGCACCAGCGCCACCACCACCGCACTGAGCACCAGCAGCATCAACATGCGCTGCAGGTTGCCGTTGGTGATCGCATCGGTGGCGCGTGCGGAGGCGGCGAACAGCGCCCGCAGATTCCAGTTGAACAAGGCCTTGCCCGGTGAGCGGTTTTCGATCGCGTACAGATCCAGCAGCTTGCGCAGTGCCATGTACAGCAGCACGCCGCCCACCACGCCGGCGATGCTCATCGCCAGCGGCCAGTTCAACCCGTGCCACAGCGCCAGGCTGTAATCGGGCAGGCGATCGCCCAGGATCGCGCTGGCGCCGGCACGCAGCACCGGGGCCACCGTCCAGGCCGGCACGATGCCCACCGCCACGCAGGTCAGCACCAGCACTTCCACCGGAATCTTCATCCAGCGCGGCGGCTCGTGCGGGGTGCGGTCCAGGTCGCGCGGGCCCTGGCCGAAGAAGGTGTCGTGCACAAAGCGCAGGCTGTAGGCCACGCCGAGCAGGCCGGCCATCAGCGCCGCGCCGCTGGCGAGCAGGCGCAGCAACTGCGGGCCTTCGGCCTCCAGCGCCACGGCGAAGAACATTTCCTTCGAGAGGAACCCGTTGAGCAGCGGAATGCCGGCCATCGCCAGCGACGCGGTGATCGCCAGTGCGCTGGTGAACGGCATCAGGCGGCGCAGGTTGCCCAGCTTGCGCATGTCGCGCGTGCCGGTCTCGTGGTCGATGATGCCGGCGGCCATGAACAGCGAGGCCTTGAACACCGCGTGGTTGAGGATGTGGAACACGCCGGCCACCACCGCCATCGGCGTGGACAGGCCGAACAGCATGGTGATCAGGCCCAGGTGCGAGATGGTCGAATATGCCAGCACGCCCTTGAGATCGTGCTGAAAAATCGCATGCCATGCGCCCAGCAGCACGGTGATCGCGCCGATGCTGGTCACCGTGTACAGGAACAGGTCGGTGCCGGCCAGCGCCGGGTGCAGGCGCGCCAGCAGGAACACGCCGGCTTTGACCATCGTGGCCGAATGCAGATACGCCGACACCGGTGTGGGCGCGGCCATCGCATGCGGCAACCAGAAGTGGAACGGAAACTGCGCGCTCTTGGTAAAGATGCCAAGCAGCACCAGCACCAGCGCATACGGGTACAGCGGGCTTGCACGGATCAGATCACCCGAGGCCAGCACTGCATCCAGCTGAAAACTGCCAACGATGCGGCCGATCAGCAGCACCCCGCCCAGCAACGCCAGGCCGCCGCCGGCAGTGAGCACCAACGCCATGCGTGCGCCTTCGCGCGCATCCTTGCGATGCGACCAGAAGCCGATCAGCAGGAAGGAACTGAGGCTGGTGAGTTCCCAGAACACCATCAGCAGCAGCAGGTTGCCCGACAGCACCATGCCCAGCATC
The nucleotide sequence above comes from Xanthomonas campestris pv. campestris str. ATCC 33913. Encoded proteins:
- a CDS encoding Na+/H+ antiporter subunit C, whose translation is MELALASAIGVLTALAIYLLLRARSFDVILGLTFLSYATNLLIFAGGRLRSGQPPVLRDGISADLSQHTDPLPQALVLTAIVIAFAMTAVSLVLAIRSRSDNGSDHVDAHEDADTGEDTREARR
- a CDS encoding monovalent cation/H+ antiporter subunit A, giving the protein MPAPLEILLALPFLMAAAVALSWRTSRSITAWLAAAAPLAGLGILALLTPAVLRGEIIRSQHAWLPQIGLLFSLRMDGLAWMFALLVLAIGALVVMYAHYYLSARDSASRFFAYLLLFMGAMLGMVLSGNLLLLMVFWELTSLSSFLLIGFWSHRKDAREGARMALVLTAGGGLALLGGVLLIGRIVGSFQLDAVLASGDLIRASPLYPYALVLVLLGIFTKSAQFPFHFWLPHAMAAPTPVSAYLHSATMVKAGVFLLARLHPALAGTDLFLYTVTSIGAITVLLGAWHAIFQHDLKGVLAYSTISHLGLITMLFGLSTPMAVVAGVFHILNHAVFKASLFMAAGIIDHETGTRDMRKLGNLRRLMPFTSALAITASLAMAGIPLLNGFLSKEMFFAVALEAEGPQLLRLLASGAALMAGLLGVAYSLRFVHDTFFGQGPRDLDRTPHEPPRWMKIPVEVLVLTCVAVGIVPAWTVAPVLRAGASAILGDRLPDYSLALWHGLNWPLAMSIAGVVGGVLLYMALRKLLDLYAIENRSPGKALFNWNLRALFAASARATDAITNGNLQRMLMLLVLSAVVVALVPFLQGGALRPWPTPAPMPLLGWALWLLMLACALGSLFLYRQRLLAVLVLGGTGLAVSLTFVFLSAPDLALTQLLVEMVTLVLMLLAMNYLPETSRPERAPLRKVRDACIAVVAGGGLAALAYTLMTQPSPTIAGEMLQRALPEAYGRNVVNVILVDFRGFDTFGEITVFAIAGLVVHALLRRSRMAPERTMPGPAIKLPVPADLAQIMFPLTLTVSLFLFLRGHNAPGGGFIAGLVLAVPLLMQYVIQGAASVESRFGFDYIRLIGIGLLCALLSGAGSLLFGRPFLTSGHAEIPLGWLGELELASALGFDTGVYLVVFGAAMLMLSMMGTIKPSRTRDSHRGEIDPTQRSTRTAEQH